The following proteins are encoded in a genomic region of Mycolicibacterium rutilum:
- a CDS encoding BTAD domain-containing putative transcriptional regulator — translation MELGVLGPLQVRQYGLPVAIPGAKPRSILTLLGLHTGAVVPADTLVELLWGDDPPRTAGKALQTHISSLRRCLGDGAVLTAGAGWTLGTAQVDAARYAAAARSARDAMATGDGSQAVVRFDEALALWRGAPELPATRRGVSETTFWAEGHAALVEDRADALLATGRAAEIIGELEAAIADGPLRERRWSQLMLALYRAGRQGEALGAYQRARALLADELGVDPGPDLRRLEAAIVAQDVSLELPAAHHLSAVTRAVTFLLTDIEGSTAAWESDADAMAGALARHDEIVEQVVTFRGGRLIKTRGEGDATFSVFDRPSAAAAAAIELQEAIAHEPWALRDPMRIRVALHTGEVEYRDGDYFGRAVNRAARLRSLAGGGQILCSGATAELVVDSLSDDVVLVDLGTRQLRNLSRPEHVFELRLETAGGAEATVDAPLDRPGLPAVFAGAGPFVGRATELERLLAAWQATLTAGTRAVLIAGEPGVGKTRLAGEWSREAYEQGAVVLYGRCDEDLGAPYQPFAEALRTLVPSLGATRLREVRGVEALLPLVPGLSDALPDLAAPTRADPDTERYALFDAVVALLGTASANTPVVLVLDDLHWAAKPTLLLLRHLLRFGEHARVQILGTYRSTDLDRSHPLAAMLADLHRDGTADRLQLSGLGEEDVNTYVAEAGYDDEELARALAAVTGGNPFFLIEALRHVAESGGRWDASTLPQGVREAVSRRLTRLPAETNKALAAAAVVGSRFALTLVEHVVGDDLVDAFDEAAKAGIVIEEPGGRYRFNHAIVRQSLLAELPSVRRMRLHQRIAVTLEAESGASDDLLAELAYHYFECAWAGNAVKAVEYCRRAADQAMARLAYEGAAELYDRALHALEELDEELPDREALQAELLVARCEALLAAGEVSAAADAITQLLSAAGDSERLAAWGACFDGELTMLTHPERLDEIEVALKAAADKLAELDDAAGEAKAHTVRASCLGRLGRIGECETALDLALTAARRAREHRRVNAVLAGAPLAALWGPSPVPRAGGRCLDVVRLLRITTGSPVVEATSTRCQGVLDAFRGRAAASRQLIDSARRSLTELGMRHALLEVDQFAGIVELVADDPAAAETHLRRAYQGFRRMGLDADTAETAALLARAYLALDRADDADEFCAESERLAGHGLRASITWRTVRAQLLARRGEHDEARRVAEAAVALAERTDALVDHGEACLVLAMVLRADGDIAGAHVAAERALNLFDLKGAAALADKARLLLGGQSASPAAEVADSAPTEWDTACVRAVRRLESAADRGAWDDYRQMYAADAVIESRRKVVGFAGADIPAGGLSELAERLAATGTVRHSSVVEAVRGDRLALCRLRIGGAERAPSAPYEEILELYGLDDAGRIAMRIWFDTDDLAAAVAEMEAAYARQAGDRAPAGNVASRAYDRVTALFATRDWNAMADAMAEDMVDHDHRRMVNGGIRHGRDVHLANSRAVVEIGGESLTATVIATRGDRLALCRSTILGRGDRSDAFRIEFLSVVEVDAEDRIAAHLAFDPDDLDGAVAELDARFLAGEAAHYDNVWSQVSEAFVALNRHDIPMTTEDYVAIDHQLHHSIGATGLADYLGTSWELTPDLSMYIETVHRLAENAVLVTMRGTGTSVDGFRADWRLIEILAVDSDTGMRCEIFGEADLEAALGRFDEIATPSVSLENTASRADAQFNMLFAARRWDDIAAMLHDELRVEDRRRGLRREGGGDTELAEVRALAELGTARMSSEVLATRGERLALVHTRAVGRDPRPDAFRTDFLRITAVDADDRVTACISFDTDDLASAIDELDTRYLAGEAAAFATTWACVTEAYHTLNRHELPPTTPDWTIADRRKIAGALDGDMATYLRATWANTSDARIVVQTVHRLDDGFVVLSHCAYGTSDDGFDAEWRHVVVLGVDEGKLSHCELFADNDLDAAISRFEELIRPHQGTHNAASRMYERLQNCFSQRDWAGMAELMTPDVIQAVAAMGARNTGVTVVATRGERVALVRSRYSGAPGPQAFHVEPLCVVEIDGDGRLARHTQFDPEDLDAAFEELESRYIGGDAAEFADTWSFLVSAFSGFNRHELPPTTPDWTSVDHRRTATFATGELYPFVRASFELVPDIRNYVETVHRLNATGAVVTRVATGASREGSVGEWRCVTLVAVDGTRISRVEIFEETDLQPALARFEELSRPARQPDNAAMGTYRRLQDGYARRDLRTMSEVVADDILIDDRRSVVGAGVRRGKGAAIDEMQATAALGVMSLEPTILATRGDRLLLIRVQAGADQSPEAFHTHVINLLEVDDSGRFCVAMVFDPDDLDAAFAELDSRFLAAEAATHADTWCVIAGLYAAFNRHEPTPTNWVGVDHRRVASFPATDMTEIVATARGFIPNLRTDIASVHRLSRLGAVITAVARGTSPEGFDAEWPILQVLTVDAGRATRCEFFDEAALDAALARLQELEAAARPPATAIDRMILRFTTLFENRDWDGLRAIVDDDFVVHDRRHTINAGIRRGREAEIGDLQAASDVGFTTVSFVVAATRGERLALTRSRFSDAGDESFHADALQVIELNDDTLTAVTVFDPNDIDAAFAALDARFSATQCADRAATWSVIAANFAAVNQHRLPKTAPGWVGVDHRQVVTSAIEPTDLTAYVDAGWRQTPHYRILIEDVHRLTERGAVITHAAHGTSHAGFDAEWRTVDVLEVQHGLVSRVELFDEADLDTALARFDELTGSTARPGNAACEVAEGIWRYFSARDWTAMAQYLAADITADDRRRVVNDGVRRGREAFVEAMRALAEVGTGDISTRVVATRGQRLVLIRVRTEPEVLNLVELDTTQPVATTIVVFDVENLDAAFDELDTRFAAGEAAGSAEAWSLVAEAYAALNRREFVSTTADFVNIDHRKAACFGPGELTAFIRAAWAVTPNMRDYIEAVHRLSPVGAVVTHVAYGTSKAGFEGEWRTVHILTVDGHTINRSETFDEADLDAALARFDELSSAARLKNTATHAHSKLADGYNSRDVEQFLALHDGRYEDRRQGLRDSGTVDSNFATATLLEALPGWHWEATTLAIRGKRLSLHLDTIRDTADTGSPVAVELLMLTEVDDTGRIVFAVAFDSDGIEAAFAELDARYLAGEAATYARTWAAVADGYAAFNRRELFKTTPDWVNIDHRRGGTAFAPGEQMALVDATWRVVPEIHAYAEYVHRLDGTAAVVTQIVKATSQEGFDGEWREVILLTVDGDAISRCEVFDESEIDAALARFAELGRQAHRLVNAATRTREDLITAFGRRDLDAFRTFITPDGRYDDRRKGLRNAGSLKQEFASSMLSEAPESWQWTDEPIAVRGQRLVLCRDWFRDHDAPGRPVTVEDLSVTEISANGEICHATLFDANDIDAAMTELTTRWIATGEVEHPDTIEAHHKIIEITNHHDWDALTAVCGGATYINHRQLGSPTADYISSIRALASLTPDLWIVPAMILAHSACGVVVHAVIRGTTTDGSATEIPFLMINIVRDGHVAHIETFDPDDRAHALERFDELIQPAPLDNRRL, via the coding sequence GTGGAGCTGGGGGTGCTGGGGCCTCTGCAGGTCCGGCAGTACGGATTGCCGGTCGCGATCCCCGGCGCCAAACCCCGCAGTATCCTGACCTTGCTCGGGTTGCACACCGGCGCCGTGGTGCCCGCCGACACGCTCGTCGAACTGCTGTGGGGAGACGACCCGCCGCGCACCGCGGGTAAGGCCCTGCAGACCCACATCTCGTCGTTGCGTCGCTGCCTCGGCGACGGCGCGGTGCTCACCGCGGGCGCGGGGTGGACGCTGGGGACCGCGCAGGTCGACGCCGCGCGCTACGCGGCGGCCGCGCGGTCGGCCCGCGACGCGATGGCCACCGGCGACGGCAGCCAGGCGGTGGTGCGGTTCGACGAGGCGTTGGCGCTGTGGCGCGGCGCTCCCGAGCTTCCGGCGACCAGGCGCGGAGTGTCGGAGACGACGTTCTGGGCCGAAGGGCATGCGGCGCTGGTGGAGGACAGAGCCGACGCGCTGCTGGCGACGGGCCGCGCCGCCGAGATCATCGGTGAGCTCGAGGCGGCGATCGCCGACGGACCGCTGCGCGAGCGACGGTGGAGCCAACTGATGCTGGCGCTGTACCGCGCGGGCAGGCAGGGCGAGGCGCTCGGCGCCTATCAGCGGGCGCGCGCGCTGCTCGCCGACGAACTCGGCGTCGACCCGGGCCCGGATCTGCGCCGCCTGGAGGCCGCCATCGTCGCCCAGGATGTATCACTGGAATTGCCTGCTGCGCATCATCTTTCGGCGGTGACACGGGCAGTGACGTTCCTGCTCACCGACATCGAAGGGTCCACCGCGGCGTGGGAGTCCGACGCCGATGCGATGGCCGGGGCGTTGGCCCGCCACGACGAGATCGTCGAGCAGGTCGTGACGTTCCGCGGAGGCCGGTTGATCAAGACCCGCGGTGAGGGCGACGCGACGTTCTCGGTCTTCGACCGGCCGTCCGCGGCGGCCGCCGCGGCCATCGAGTTGCAGGAGGCGATCGCGCACGAGCCGTGGGCCCTGCGGGATCCGATGCGCATCCGGGTGGCCCTGCACACCGGCGAAGTCGAGTACCGCGATGGTGACTACTTCGGTCGCGCGGTCAACCGTGCGGCCCGGTTGCGGTCGCTGGCGGGCGGCGGCCAGATTCTGTGCTCGGGCGCGACGGCCGAACTGGTCGTCGACTCCTTGTCCGACGACGTCGTGCTCGTCGACCTCGGAACGCGGCAGCTGCGCAACCTGTCTCGGCCCGAGCACGTCTTCGAGCTTCGACTGGAGACGGCCGGGGGTGCGGAGGCGACCGTCGACGCGCCGCTCGACCGTCCCGGCCTGCCGGCGGTTTTCGCGGGCGCCGGCCCGTTCGTCGGGCGGGCGACCGAACTCGAGCGCCTGCTGGCCGCCTGGCAGGCCACGCTGACCGCCGGAACCCGGGCCGTGCTGATCGCCGGGGAGCCCGGCGTCGGGAAGACCCGGCTGGCCGGCGAGTGGTCGCGCGAGGCCTACGAGCAGGGCGCGGTCGTGTTGTACGGGCGTTGCGACGAGGACCTCGGGGCGCCGTACCAGCCGTTCGCCGAGGCGTTGCGGACGCTGGTGCCGTCTTTGGGTGCGACGCGGCTTCGCGAGGTGCGCGGCGTCGAGGCGCTGCTGCCGTTGGTTCCGGGGCTGTCCGATGCGTTGCCCGACTTGGCAGCACCCACCCGCGCCGACCCCGACACCGAGCGGTACGCGCTGTTCGACGCCGTCGTCGCGCTGTTGGGGACGGCGTCGGCGAACACCCCCGTGGTCCTGGTCCTCGACGATCTGCACTGGGCGGCCAAGCCGACACTCTTGCTGTTGCGTCATCTTCTCCGGTTCGGCGAGCACGCCCGCGTGCAGATCCTCGGGACGTACCGCAGCACCGACCTCGACCGCTCCCACCCGCTGGCCGCGATGCTGGCCGACCTGCACCGCGACGGCACCGCTGATCGGCTGCAGCTCTCCGGGCTCGGCGAAGAGGATGTGAACACCTACGTCGCCGAGGCCGGCTACGACGACGAGGAGTTGGCCCGCGCGTTGGCCGCGGTCACCGGCGGCAATCCGTTCTTCCTCATCGAGGCGCTGCGCCACGTGGCAGAAAGCGGCGGGCGGTGGGACGCAAGCACACTGCCGCAGGGTGTGCGGGAAGCGGTCAGCCGCAGGTTGACCCGCCTCCCGGCCGAGACGAACAAGGCGTTGGCGGCGGCGGCCGTCGTCGGCAGCCGGTTCGCGTTGACATTGGTCGAGCACGTGGTGGGCGACGACCTCGTCGACGCATTCGACGAGGCGGCCAAGGCGGGCATCGTCATCGAGGAGCCGGGTGGTCGATATCGCTTCAACCACGCCATCGTTCGGCAGTCGCTGCTCGCCGAGCTGCCGTCGGTGCGGCGGATGCGGCTGCACCAGCGGATCGCGGTGACGCTGGAGGCGGAATCGGGTGCATCCGACGACCTGCTCGCCGAGTTGGCCTACCACTACTTCGAATGCGCTTGGGCGGGCAACGCGGTCAAGGCCGTCGAATACTGCCGCCGTGCGGCGGATCAGGCGATGGCGCGGCTGGCCTACGAGGGTGCCGCCGAGCTGTACGACCGAGCTTTGCACGCGCTCGAAGAACTCGACGAGGAGCTGCCGGACCGTGAGGCGTTGCAGGCTGAACTGCTCGTCGCGCGGTGCGAGGCGCTGCTGGCGGCCGGCGAGGTGAGCGCGGCCGCGGACGCGATCACTCAATTGCTCTCGGCGGCGGGCGATTCCGAGCGGCTTGCCGCATGGGGCGCGTGCTTCGACGGTGAGCTGACCATGCTCACCCACCCCGAACGGCTGGACGAGATCGAAGTGGCGTTGAAGGCCGCCGCCGACAAGCTGGCCGAGCTCGACGACGCCGCGGGAGAGGCCAAGGCCCATACCGTGCGCGCCTCCTGCCTCGGGCGGCTCGGCCGGATCGGCGAGTGCGAGACGGCTTTGGACCTGGCGCTCACCGCGGCGCGACGGGCCCGTGAGCACCGGCGGGTCAACGCGGTGCTGGCCGGCGCCCCGCTCGCGGCGCTGTGGGGACCCAGCCCGGTTCCGCGGGCCGGCGGACGATGCCTGGATGTGGTGCGGCTGCTGCGCATCACGACCGGATCGCCGGTCGTCGAGGCCACTTCGACACGATGCCAGGGTGTGCTCGACGCGTTCCGCGGCCGCGCCGCGGCGAGCCGTCAACTGATCGACTCGGCCAGACGCTCGCTCACCGAGCTCGGGATGCGCCACGCGCTGCTCGAGGTCGATCAGTTCGCCGGCATCGTCGAACTGGTCGCCGACGATCCCGCGGCCGCGGAGACGCATCTGCGCCGTGCCTATCAGGGGTTCCGCCGGATGGGCCTGGACGCCGACACGGCCGAGACCGCCGCGCTGCTGGCACGTGCGTACCTCGCGCTGGACCGCGCCGACGATGCCGACGAATTCTGCGCCGAGAGTGAGCGTTTGGCCGGGCACGGATTGCGTGCCTCGATCACGTGGCGGACCGTGCGGGCGCAACTGCTGGCGCGGCGCGGTGAGCACGACGAAGCCCGTCGTGTCGCGGAAGCGGCCGTGGCGCTGGCCGAACGCACCGACGCGCTGGTCGACCACGGCGAGGCCTGCCTGGTGTTGGCGATGGTGTTGCGAGCGGACGGTGATATCGCCGGAGCGCACGTCGCGGCCGAACGGGCGCTCAACCTGTTCGACCTCAAAGGCGCTGCCGCGCTGGCAGACAAGGCACGCCTGCTGCTGGGAGGGCAAAGCGCATCGCCCGCCGCCGAGGTCGCCGATTCCGCTCCGACCGAATGGGATACCGCGTGTGTGCGGGCGGTCCGGCGCCTGGAGTCGGCCGCCGACCGCGGGGCGTGGGATGACTACCGCCAGATGTACGCCGCCGACGCCGTGATCGAAAGCCGTCGCAAAGTGGTCGGTTTCGCCGGAGCGGACATCCCAGCCGGCGGGCTGAGCGAGCTGGCCGAACGGTTGGCGGCCACCGGCACGGTGCGGCACAGCTCGGTGGTCGAGGCGGTGCGCGGTGATCGGCTAGCCCTGTGCCGGTTGCGTATCGGAGGCGCTGAGAGAGCGCCGTCGGCGCCGTATGAAGAGATACTCGAGTTGTACGGCCTGGACGACGCCGGCCGGATCGCGATGAGGATCTGGTTCGACACCGACGACTTGGCGGCGGCGGTCGCCGAGATGGAGGCGGCCTATGCGCGGCAGGCAGGTGACCGCGCGCCGGCCGGCAACGTGGCGAGCCGGGCGTACGACCGGGTCACCGCGCTGTTCGCGACCCGCGATTGGAACGCGATGGCCGACGCCATGGCGGAGGACATGGTCGATCATGACCACCGCCGCATGGTCAACGGCGGGATCCGGCACGGTCGAGACGTGCACCTGGCCAACAGCCGGGCGGTGGTGGAGATCGGAGGCGAATCGCTCACCGCCACGGTCATTGCAACCCGCGGTGATCGCCTCGCACTGTGCCGGTCGACGATACTGGGCCGAGGTGACCGCTCCGACGCGTTCCGAATCGAATTCCTCAGCGTTGTGGAGGTTGACGCCGAGGACCGGATCGCCGCCCACCTCGCGTTCGACCCCGACGATCTCGACGGCGCGGTGGCCGAACTCGACGCACGTTTCCTGGCCGGCGAAGCGGCACACTACGACAACGTGTGGTCACAGGTCTCGGAGGCCTTCGTAGCGCTCAACCGCCACGACATACCTATGACGACAGAGGATTACGTTGCCATCGACCACCAGCTCCACCACAGCATCGGCGCGACGGGTTTGGCGGATTACCTCGGCACATCCTGGGAACTGACACCCGACCTGAGCATGTACATCGAAACGGTGCACAGACTTGCCGAGAACGCTGTCCTGGTCACCATGCGGGGCACCGGGACCTCGGTCGACGGTTTCCGCGCCGACTGGCGACTCATCGAGATCTTGGCCGTCGACAGTGATACCGGGATGCGATGCGAGATCTTCGGTGAAGCAGACCTCGAAGCCGCTCTCGGGCGCTTCGACGAGATCGCCACTCCGTCAGTTTCTCTCGAGAACACAGCGAGTCGCGCCGACGCGCAGTTCAACATGCTGTTCGCCGCGCGGCGGTGGGACGACATCGCCGCGATGCTGCACGACGAGCTGCGCGTGGAGGACCGCCGGCGGGGACTGCGCCGGGAAGGGGGCGGCGATACCGAACTCGCCGAAGTGCGTGCGCTCGCCGAACTGGGCACCGCGCGGATGTCCTCGGAGGTACTGGCGACCCGCGGTGAGCGGCTGGCACTGGTGCACACGCGGGCGGTCGGCAGAGACCCCCGGCCCGACGCCTTTCGCACCGACTTCCTCCGGATCACCGCGGTGGACGCAGACGACCGGGTCACGGCCTGCATCTCGTTCGACACCGACGATCTCGCCTCTGCCATCGACGAACTCGACACCCGCTACCTCGCGGGGGAGGCGGCGGCATTCGCGACGACATGGGCGTGTGTGACAGAGGCTTACCACACGCTCAACCGACACGAGCTGCCGCCGACGACACCGGACTGGACCATCGCCGACAGGCGCAAGATCGCCGGAGCCCTGGATGGCGACATGGCGACCTACCTTCGCGCCACGTGGGCCAATACGTCCGACGCAAGGATCGTCGTGCAGACGGTGCATCGACTCGATGATGGGTTCGTCGTCCTCAGCCATTGCGCGTACGGCACGTCGGACGACGGATTCGACGCCGAATGGCGGCACGTCGTCGTCCTCGGCGTCGACGAGGGAAAGCTCAGTCACTGCGAACTTTTCGCGGACAACGACCTCGACGCCGCGATCAGCCGTTTCGAAGAGCTCATTCGGCCGCACCAGGGCACGCACAACGCCGCGAGCCGCATGTATGAACGCCTACAGAACTGCTTCTCCCAGCGGGACTGGGCAGGGATGGCGGAGCTGATGACGCCGGACGTGATCCAGGCGGTCGCCGCCATGGGCGCCAGGAACACGGGCGTGACGGTCGTGGCGACTCGCGGCGAGCGTGTCGCGCTGGTGCGTAGTCGATATTCCGGCGCGCCCGGCCCCCAGGCGTTTCACGTCGAACCGTTGTGCGTCGTCGAGATCGACGGCGACGGCAGATTGGCGAGACATACGCAGTTCGATCCCGAGGACCTCGATGCTGCATTCGAGGAACTGGAAAGCCGCTACATCGGGGGAGACGCCGCCGAGTTTGCGGACACCTGGTCGTTTTTGGTGAGTGCATTCAGCGGCTTCAACCGGCACGAGCTACCACCGACGACGCCGGACTGGACGTCCGTCGACCACCGGCGGACCGCCACTTTCGCGACCGGCGAGTTGTATCCGTTCGTGCGTGCGTCTTTCGAGCTGGTTCCAGACATCCGTAACTACGTCGAGACCGTTCACCGGCTCAACGCGACGGGTGCCGTGGTGACGCGGGTCGCGACAGGGGCGTCTCGCGAGGGCTCCGTCGGGGAATGGCGGTGCGTCACCCTCGTCGCTGTCGACGGCACTCGCATCAGCCGGGTCGAGATCTTCGAAGAGACGGATCTACAGCCTGCACTTGCCCGTTTCGAAGAACTCAGTCGCCCAGCACGGCAGCCGGATAACGCCGCGATGGGCACGTACCGGCGCTTACAGGACGGCTATGCGCGACGCGATCTGCGGACGATGTCTGAGGTCGTCGCCGACGACATCCTCATCGATGACCGCCGCTCGGTGGTCGGCGCCGGGGTTCGGCGCGGCAAGGGTGCTGCGATCGACGAGATGCAGGCGACCGCCGCCCTCGGGGTCATGTCGCTCGAGCCCACGATTCTCGCGACGCGCGGCGATCGACTCCTGCTCATCCGCGTGCAGGCAGGAGCCGACCAGTCACCGGAGGCCTTTCACACCCATGTCATCAACCTCCTCGAGGTCGACGACTCCGGCCGGTTCTGCGTCGCCATGGTCTTTGACCCCGACGACCTCGACGCGGCATTCGCCGAGCTCGACAGCCGATTCCTCGCCGCGGAAGCGGCCACCCACGCGGACACCTGGTGCGTCATCGCCGGCCTCTACGCAGCCTTCAACCGCCACGAGCCCACCCCGACTAACTGGGTAGGCGTAGACCATCGGCGAGTCGCGTCGTTCCCCGCGACGGACATGACGGAGATCGTGGCCACGGCAAGGGGATTCATCCCGAATCTGCGCACCGACATCGCGTCGGTACACCGGCTCTCACGTTTGGGTGCGGTCATCACGGCCGTTGCGCGTGGCACCTCGCCAGAAGGCTTCGACGCCGAATGGCCCATCCTTCAGGTCCTGACAGTCGACGCGGGCCGCGCAACCCGATGTGAGTTCTTTGACGAGGCCGCCCTCGACGCTGCACTGGCGCGCCTGCAGGAGCTGGAAGCAGCCGCTCGTCCACCCGCCACCGCGATCGATCGCATGATCTTGCGTTTCACGACGCTGTTCGAGAATCGCGACTGGGATGGTCTTCGCGCGATCGTCGACGACGACTTCGTTGTTCACGACCGCCGGCACACGATCAACGCGGGGATCCGGCGCGGCCGAGAAGCGGAGATCGGTGACCTGCAGGCCGCCTCCGACGTGGGCTTCACCACCGTCAGCTTCGTCGTCGCAGCCACCCGGGGTGAGCGCCTGGCCCTCACCCGCTCCCGGTTCTCGGACGCCGGCGATGAGTCGTTCCACGCCGACGCCCTGCAGGTGATCGAGCTCAATGACGACACACTGACCGCGGTCACCGTGTTCGACCCCAACGACATCGATGCTGCGTTCGCCGCACTGGATGCCCGGTTCTCGGCCACTCAGTGCGCCGACCGTGCGGCCACCTGGTCGGTGATCGCCGCGAACTTCGCTGCGGTCAACCAGCACCGGCTCCCCAAGACTGCCCCCGGATGGGTAGGGGTGGATCACCGGCAGGTCGTGACGTCCGCGATCGAACCGACCGACCTCACCGCGTACGTCGACGCAGGCTGGCGGCAGACCCCCCACTACCGCATCCTCATCGAAGATGTGCACCGCCTGACCGAACGCGGCGCGGTCATCACCCACGCCGCTCACGGCACCTCCCATGCGGGCTTTGACGCTGAATGGAGAACCGTCGACGTTCTGGAGGTCCAACACGGCCTGGTGAGCCGGGTGGAACTGTTCGACGAAGCGGACCTCGACACCGCGCTGGCACGATTCGACGAGCTCACGGGGAGCACCGCTCGACCCGGCAACGCGGCATGTGAAGTTGCGGAAGGAATCTGGAGGTACTTTTCAGCACGCGACTGGACGGCAATGGCGCAGTACCTGGCCGCCGATATCACTGCCGACGATCGCAGACGTGTCGTCAATGACGGAGTTCGACGCGGCCGCGAAGCATTCGTCGAAGCCATGCGAGCGCTCGCCGAGGTGGGGACCGGCGACATCAGCACCCGGGTCGTGGCGACCCGAGGGCAACGGCTCGTGCTGATCCGCGTGCGCACCGAACCCGAGGTGCTCAACCTCGTCGAACTGGACACCACGCAACCGGTCGCCACGACGATCGTGGTGTTCGACGTCGAGAACCTCGACGCAGCGTTCGACGAGCTCGACACAAGGTTCGCTGCAGGCGAAGCCGCGGGCAGTGCGGAAGCGTGGTCGCTCGTCGCTGAGGCATACGCCGCGCTCAACCGACGCGAATTCGTCTCGACAACAGCGGACTTCGTCAACATCGACCATCGCAAAGCGGCCTGCTTCGGCCCCGGCGAGCTGACGGCTTTCATCCGCGCCGCCTGGGCTGTCACGCCGAATATGCGGGACTACATCGAGGCAGTGCACCGTCTCAGCCCCGTGGGTGCGGTCGTCACGCATGTTGCGTACGGAACGTCCAAAGCCGGTTTCGAAGGCGAGTGGCGGACGGTGCACATCCTCACGGTCGACGGTCACACGATCAACCGCAGCGAGACCTTCGACGAAGCAGACCTCGACGCCGCGCTGGCGCGGTTCGACGAACTGAGCTCCGCGGCACGGCTGAAGAACACTGCCACGCACGCCCATTCGAAGCTTGCCGACGGGTACAACAGCCGCGACGTCGAGCAGTTCCTGGCGCTGCACGACGGCCGGTATGAGGACCGGCGACAGGGGCTTCGCGACAGCGGCACCGTCGACAGCAACTTCGCGACGGCAACGCTCCTTGAAGCGCTGCCCGGCTGGCACTGGGAAGCAACGACATTGGCGATTCGCGGCAAACGCCTGTCGTTGCACCTCGACACCATCCGCGACACCGCCGACACCGGGTCGCCTGTCGCCGTCGAGTTGTTGATGCTCACCGAGGTCGACGACACGGGACGCATTGTCTTCGCCGTGGCCTTCGACTCCGACGGCATCGAGGCGGCGTTCGCAGAACTCGACGCCCGGTATCTCGCCGGCGAGGCGGCGACGTACGCGCGCACATGGGCGGCAGTCGCGGACGGGTACGCCGCCTTCAACAGGCGAGAGTTGTTCAAGACCACACCAGATTGGGTGAACATCGACCACCGGCGTGGCGGCACCGCGTTCGCACCCGGCGAGCAGATGGCACTCGTCGACGCCACATGGCGCGTGGTCCCGGAGATTCACGCCTACGCCGAGTATGTCCATCGACTCGACGGCACCGCAGCCGTGGTGACCCAGATCGTGAAGGCGACGTCGCAGGAGGGTTTCGACGGTGAATGGCGCGAGGTCATACTGCTCACCGTCGATGGTGACGCCATCAGCCGCTGTGAAGTGTTCGACGAATCCGAAATCGACGCTGCCCTCGCACGATTCGCTGAGCTCGGTCGGCAGGCACATCGACTCGTGAATGCGGCGACGCGCACCCGCGAGGATTTGATAACGGCTTTCGGCCGTCGCGATCTCGACGCCTTCCGTACCTTCATCACCCCGGATGGTCGATACGACGATCGTCGTAAGGGTCTGCGCAACGCGGGATCCCTCAAGCAGGAATTCGCGTCCAGCATGCTGTCCGAAGCACCGGAAAGTTGGCAATGGACCGACGAACCGATCGCCGTCCGCGGACAGCGTCTGGTCCTTTGTCGTGACTGGTTCCGCGACCACGATGCGCCGGGTCGGCCCGTCACCGTCGAGGATCTCTCGGTAACGGAGATCAGCGCGAACGGGGAGATCTGCCACGCAACGCTTTTCGACGCGAACGACATCGACGCCGCGATGACGGAGCTCACGACCCGATGGATCGCCACGGGAGAGGTCGAGCACCCGGACACCATCGAGGCACATCACAAGATCATCGAGATCACCAATCATCACGACTGGGATGCGTTGACTGCGGTTTGCGGCGGCGCCACCTACATCAACCATCGACAACTCGGAAGCCCCACCGCTGACTACATCTCGTCGATCCGCGCGCTCGCATCGCTGACACCCGACCTCTGGATCGTGCCCGCGATGATCCTCGCGCACTCCGCCTGCGGCGTCGTCGTGCACGCCGTGATCAGGGGGACCACCACCGACGGATCGGCCACCGAGATTCCGTTCCTGATGATCAACATCGTGCGCGACGGCCACGTCGCACATATCGAGACTTTCGACCCTGACGACCGCGCCCACGCGCTGGAGCGCTTCGACGAACTCATCCAACCGGCACCCCTCGATAACCGCCGATTGTGA